One Drechmeria coniospora strain ARSEF 6962 chromosome 01, whole genome shotgun sequence genomic region harbors:
- a CDS encoding putative protein family, ATP binding protein, translating to MPFAQLVLGSPGAGKSTYCDGMHQFLGAIGRACSVINLDPANDHTNYPSALDIRSLVKLEDIMKEDGLGPNGGILYALEELENNFEWLAEGLKEFEDDYVLFDCPGQVELYTHHNSLRNIFYKLQKLGFRFVCVHLSDSFSVTQPSLYISNVLLSLRAMIQMDMPHINVLSKIDKVSSYDELPFNLEFYTDVDDLNHLTPFLEAESPALRSKKFGRLNEAVANMIQSYGMVRYEVLAVENKKSMMHLLRVIDRAGGYVFGGAEGANDTIWAVAMRNESSMLDVEDLQERWIDQKEEHDRLEREAEEEQARVAEKQAAELGQSQVVDPPSQEGEMDPDFGDMSIPANSGVNVVRKKP from the exons ATGCCGTTTGCGCAGCTTGTCCTCGGCAGCCCTGGTGCTGGCAAGAGCACCTATTGCGATGGCA TGCATCAGTTCTTGGGCGCCATCGGCCGCGCGTGTTCGGTCATCAACCTCGATCCCGCCAACGACCACACCAACTATCCATCGGCCCTCGACATACGCAGCTTGGTGAAACTGGAAGACATTATGAAGGAAGATGGGCTCGGACCGAATGGCGGGATATTGTACGCATTGGAAGAGTTAGAAAACAACTTTGAGTGGCTCGCAGAGGGGCTGAAGGAGTTCGAGGACGACTACGTTCTCTTCGACTGTCCTGGTCAAGTCGAGCTATATACCCACCACAACTCTCTTCGAAACATCTTCTACAAGCTGCAAAAACTCGGCTTCAGG TTCGTTTGCGTCCACCTCTCCGACTCCTTCTCGGTCACTCAACCGTCCCTGTATATTTCCAACGTCCTCCTATCCCTCCGAGCAATGATCCAGATGGACATGCCGCATATCAATGTACTGTCCAAGATTGACAAGGTGTCGTCGTACGACGAGCTACCATTCAACCTCGAGTTCTATAccgatgtcgacgacctcAACCATCTCACTCCATTCCTGGAAGCGGAATCGCCGGCTCTGCGTAGCAAGAAATTCGGCCGCCTcaacgaggccgtcgccaacATGATCCAGAGCTATGGGATGGTGCGGTACGAGGTGCTTGCGGTGGAGAATAAAAAGAGCATGATGCACCTGCTGCGAGTGATTGACCGTGCGGGCGGCTACGTGTTTGGAGGCGCCGAAGGGGCCAACGACACCATCTGGGCCGTTGCCATGAGGAACGAGTCGTCCATGTTGGACGTTGAAGACTTGCAGGAGAGGTGGATCGACCAAAAGGAAGAGCATGACCGGCTCGAGCGCGAGGCTGAAGAGGAACAGGCTAGGGTCGCTGAGAAACAGGCGGCCGAGTTGGGACAGTCGCAGGTGGTTGATCCGCCCTCGCAGGAGGGGGAGATGGATCCCGACTTTGGGGATATGTCGATACCAGCCAACAGTGGAGTTAACGTGGTTAGGAAGAAGCCATAG
- a CDS encoding Lysophospholipase like protein, with the protein MASDMSSVTELASGISHGLGESLVSPTLLPSAAVNTTANDEVAYAYGWFGLIGWLLLSIINLVSTILYWVIRIATFNVPVILYTLFSTSWTVTMNATTLMFIMAGLVSAVSWVVRYRILNIYSRLPPEPQRKEPEIDLFPDTHEEGTKSGLSSYLDEFLSAIKIFGYLERPVFHELTRSMQTRKLIAGETINLEEEKGFCIVVDGLVEIFVKSGHNPRVPLRSHQADLDLDSDDEGVAPGQQRYQLLTEVRNGAPMSSLFSIMSLFTEDVKLRQSEDESLRMPAAAEDAYQRRPAGESDVPSDNDALFSMPNTPHLDGNPRRPSLRSDVQPSVHIASSRISPMSLDEPGPSPAHPYQRPGMPHRMASSSAHPDIIARATKDTTIAIIPASAFRRLIRIYPKATSHIVHVILSRFQRVTLSHAFNYLGLTSEVLQTEKSMIKYTNCQLPNMLRGDALSRLKEKFSREREKITGDAEGKGIALHNAAATRRRRSSSTTLRKEAILSSMAKHVPVPMTSSVISPLRERASPHRSNPGDLLIDIHLSRTSSRMAASGLLADSLDPFRMDVSSPLEQRSFNPFDPQRQARISKDPRESIDEDNLFRSSILECIFKSLGFGDGTAASGETESMDGSPRLVSTDQRRNRVLYTNNAFGSMGPLESSMDGDTESLTSAGVAMHSSPSAQALSLEMRDEVEIVFFPKGAVLVEQGERNPGLYYVVDGFLDIGTSRSQGSQSIFKMPGPETLNARDRSKEPGEPDTPGSQDQANRRNIALVKPGGLAGYIGSVSSYRSFIDVVAKTDVYVGFLPRASLERIIDRYPIVLLTMAKRLTNLLPRLILHIDFALEWVQVNAGQVIYHDGDESDAIYIVLNGRLRLVEVKKDGGMAALAEYGQGESVGELEVLTESARAGTLHAIRDTELVKFPRTLFNSLAQEHPNITIKISKIIASRMRAAVDDPSKNVGKEAGSGATNNQRKSTMNLRTVAILPVSAGVPAVEFGNRLMNALAQVGPPNSATSLNQAAILNHLGKHAFNKMGKLRLSQYLADLEEKYGLVVYVADTSVNSPWTQTCITQADSILLVGLAEGSPAIGEYERFMLGMKSTARKMLVLLHAERFSRPGLARSWLRNRMWINGGHYHIQMAFNSTAMPAHTPSKKLGQALKERVQILQAEIQKYTSRKLHHTPYYSPNTPYKSDFHRLARRLCGKSTGLVLGGGGARGMSQIGIIRAMEEAGIPIDLIGGTSIGAFVGALYARHADVVPMFGFAKKFAGRMASLWRFALDLTYPSASYTTGHEFNRGIFKAFGNTQIEDFWLEFYCNTTNISKSRAEFHTSGYAWRYIRASMSLAGLLPPLCDEGSMLLDGGYVDNLTVSHMKGLGVETIFAVDVGALDDDTPQSYGDSLSGMWAFFNRWNPFSSHPNPPTLAEIQGRLAYVSSVDALERAKAMTGCFYMRPPIDQYGTLDFHKFDELYQMGYQYGQEFIQKLREQGGLPQAEEPGAKGAMLRTKAPRRASI; encoded by the exons ATGGCATCGGACATGTCAAGCGTCACAGAACTGGCCAGTGGCATCTCCCATGGCCTTGGAGAGTCCCTGGTTTCACCAACTTTGTtaccctccgccgccgtAAACACCACCGCCAATGACGAAGTTGCATACGCATACGGCTGGTTCGGCCTCATCGGCTGGCTGCTTCTCTCCATCATCAACCTTGTTTCCACCATCCTATACTGGGTGATACGTATTGCCACGTTCAACGTGCCCGTCATCCTTTACACACTCTTCTCCACGAGTTGGACGGTGACAATGAATGCCACCACGCT TATGTTCATCATGGCGGGCCTCGTGTCAGCCGTGAGCTGGGTCGTGAGGTACCGCATCCTCAACATTTACTCCCGACTACCCCCTGAGCCTCAACGCAAGGAACCGGAGATCGACCTTTTTCCTGACACGCACGAGGAAGGTACAAAGTCCGGCTTGTCTAGCTATCTTGACGAGTTCCTGAGCGCCATTAAAATATTTGGCTACCTCGAACGGCCAGTCTTCCATGAGCTCACTCGCAGCATGCAAACCAGAAAGCTTATCGCTGGCGAGACGATCAATCTCGAGGAAGAAAAGGGCTTCTGCATCGTCGTTGACGGCCTGGTCGAGATTTTCGTTAAATCCGGCCACAATCCCAGAGTACCTCTTCGCTCGCACCAAGCCGACTTGGACTTGGACTCGGACGATGAAGGCGTTGCCCCCGGCCAGCAACGCTATCAACTTCTGACAGAGGTTCGCAACGGTGCTCCCATGTCCTCGCTTTTCTCCATCATGTCGCTGTTCACGGAAGACGTCAAACTACGCCagagcgaggacgagtcTCTGCGCATGCCGGCTGCCGCCGAAGACGCGTACCAGCGCCGCCCAGCTGGAGAATCAGACGTTCCGAGTGACAATGACGCTCTATTTTCCATGCCGAACACGCCCCATCTAGATGGAAATCCTCGCCGTCCCAGTCTGCGGTCGGATGTGCAACCCAGTGTGCACATTGCATCGTCCAGGATTTCTCCGATGTCTCTTGATGAGCCCGGTCCCTCGCCCGCTCATCCTTACCAGCGGCCCGGCATGCCGCATCGCATGGCATCCAGTTCTGCCCACCCGGATATTATTGCTCGCGCAACCAAGGACACGACGATTGCCATCATTCCGGCAAGTGCGTTCCGTCGTCTCATTCGGATATATCCCAAAGCAACGTCACACATTGTCCATGTCATCCTTTCCCGATTTCAGAGGGTCACTTTGTCCCATGCCTTCAACTACCTAGGCCTAACTAGCGAGGTCTTGCAAACGGAGAAGAGCATGATCAAGTACACTAATTGTCAGCTCCCGAATATGCTCCGCGGAGACGCCTTGTCGCGCTTGAAGGAAAAGTTCAGCCGTGAACGTGAAAAGATCACCGGAGACGCCGAAGGCAAGGGTATTGCCTTGCACAACGCAGCTGCtacgcgtcggcggcgctccagcagcaccaccCTCCGCAAGGAGGCCATTCTGTCCTCCATGGCCAAACACGTTCCCGTGCCGATGACCTCGAGTGTGATTTCTCCGCTGCGAGAACGCGCCTCGCCGCATCGATCGAATCCGGGCGACCTCTTAATTGATATCCACCTAAGCCGTACGTCTAGCCGCATGGCTGCTTCAGGATTGTTGGCGGACTCGTTAGATCCCTTTAGGATGGACGTTTCCAGCCCTCTAGAGCAGAGATCCTTCAACCCATTCGACCCTCAGAGACAGGCACGGATCTCCAAGGATCCCCGTGAGTccatcgacgaggacaaTCTCTTCAGGTCCTCAATCTTGGAGTGCATATTCAAGTCTCTGGGGTTTGGAGATGGCACTGCAGCGTCGGGAGAGACGGAGTCGATGGATGGATCGCCTAGGCTTGTGTCGACTGACCAGAGGCGCAATAGGGTCTTATATACGAACAATGCCTTCGGCTCCATGGGCCCCTTAGAAAGCTCGATGGACGGGGACACGGAGTCCTTGACGTCAGCGGGTGTGGCCATGCATTCGTCGCCAAGTGCGCAGGCTCTATCACTGGAAATGCGGGACGAAGTCGAGATTGTCTTCTTTCCAAAGGGAGCCGTCCTTGTGGAGCAGGGCGAGAGAAATCCCGGGTTGTACTACGTCGTGGACGGGTTCCTGGACATTGGTACGAGCCGCAGCCAAGGCTCGCAGAGCATCTTCAAGATGCCCGGCCCAGAGACTCTCAACGCTCGGGACAGAAGCAAAGAGCCGGGCGAGCCTGATACCCCTGGGTCGCAGGATCAAGCCAATCGCCGAAATATTGCACTGGTCAAGCCAGGTGGCCTGGCTGGCTACATCGGGAGCGTGTCGTCATACAGGTCTTTCATCGACGTGGTGGCCAAGACAGATGTCTATGTCGGCTTCCTGCCTCGAGCTTCTCTGGAGAGGATTATCGACAGATACCCGATTGTACTCCTCACCATGGCCAAAAGGTTGACCAACTTGTTGCCGCGTCTCATCCTCCACATTGACTTCGCCCTGGAATGGGTTCAAGTCAATGCGGGCCAGGTCATAtaccatgacggcgacgaaagTGATGCAATATACATCGTTCTGAACGGTCGTTTGAGGCTTGTCGAGGTTAAAAAGGACGGCggcatggccgccttggccgaaTACGGCCAGGGCgagagcgtcggcgagcttgagGTGCTCACGGAATCGGCGCGCGCAGGGACGTTGCATGCGATCCGAGACACTGAGTTGGTCAAGTTTCCGCGGACTCTATTCAACAGCCTTGCCCAAGAGCATCCCAACATAACGATCAAAATCTCAAAAATCATCGCGTCTCGAATGAGGGCTGCCGTGGATGATCCGTCGAAGAACGTTGGGAAGGAGGCGGGATCTGGTGCAACCAACAACCAAAGAAAGTCTACAATGAACTTGCGAACAGTCGCCATACTTCCAGTCAGTGCTGGTGTTCCGGCGGTCGAATTTGGGAATCGCCTTATGAATGCGCTGGCCCAGGTTGGACCTCCGAATAGTGCCACATCCCTGAACCAGGCTGCCATTCTGAATCACTTGGGTAAGCACGCTTTCAACAAGATGGGTAAGTTGAGGCTGTCGCAGTACCTGGCAGACTTGGAGGAAAAGTACGGGCTGGTTGTGTACGTCGCAG ATACTAGTGTGAACTCACCATGGACGCAAACCTGCATCACCCAGGCCGACAGCATTTTGCTGGTCGGCTTGGCGGAGGGATCACCGGCCATTGGCGAGTATGAGCGGTTCATGCTCGGAATGAAATCAACTGCCCGCAAGATGCTAGTTCTTCTCCACGCGGAGAGATTTTCACGGCCTGGGTTGGCAAGGTCCTGGCTGCGCAATCGCATGTGGATCAACGGCGGCCACTATCACATTCAGATGGCGTTCAACAGCACCGCGATGCCCGCCCATACGCCTTCAAAGAAGTTAGGGCAGGCGCTCAAGGAACGAGTCCAGATTCTTCAGGCCGAGATTCAGAAATACACATCGAGGAAGCTCCACCACACACCGTACTACTCTCCAAACACTCCTTACAAAAGCGATTTCCACCGACTGGCACGCCGTTTGTGTGGCAAGTCGACTGGTCTGGTGCTTGGAGGGGGTGGAGCAAGAGGCATGAGCCAGATTGGTATCATCCGAGCCATGGAAGAAGCGGGCATTCCCATCGACCTCATTGGAGGCACGTCGATTGGTGCCTTTGTTGGTGCTCTGTACGCTCGACACGCTGACGTCGTTCCCATGTTTGGTTTCGCAAAGAAGTTTGCAGGCCGCATGGCAAGCCTGTGGCGATTTGCCTTGGACCTCACGTACCCGTCTGCCTCGTACACAACAGGCCACGAGTTCAACCGCGGCATCTTCAAAGCATTTGGGAACACGCAAATAGAAGATTTCTGGTTGGAGTTCTACTGTAACACGACAAACATCAGCAAGAGCCGTGCCGAGTTCCACACGAGCGGCTATGCGTGGAGGTATATTCGAGCGTCGATGTCGCTGGCCGGCCTGCTACCCCCTCTGTGCGACGAGGGTAGCATGCTTCTGGATGGTGGATACGTGGACAATCTGACCGTCTCGCACATGAAGGGCCTCGGAGTTGAGACAATATTTGCTGTTGATGTCGGTGCATTGGACGACGACACACCACAGTCGTACGGCGACTCTCTATCGGGCATGTGGGCCTTCTTCAACAGGTGGAACCCTTTTTCGTCGCACCCCAACCCACCGACGCTGGCCGAAATCCAGGGTCGGCTCGCGTACGTGTCGAGCGTGGACGCTCTGGAGCGGGCAAAAGCTATGACCGGCTGCTTTTACATGCGACCCCCGATTGACCAGTACGGGACGCTGGATTTCCACAAGTTTGACGAGCTGTACCAAATGGGATATCAGTATGGGCAAGAGTTTATACAGAAGCTTCGGGAACAGGGTGGGTTGCCTCAGGCGGAGGAGCCGGGAGCCAAGGGGGCCATGCTCCGCACCAAGGCGCCCAGACGAGCGAGCATTTGA
- a CDS encoding Rpp14 family: MVRIKERYLLVNIVYPPTAIAQANFPGPVVLHQPTLEKLTPQALLKAIRAEVGTLFGEYGVGALQGHLSVKYLSLATSTCILRCPRKHFQMVWAALTMMDRVPVKDGRSCIFRVIRVSGTMRKAEEETIRQARMLILEAKMDASCRKSPTIPAVGDPQAQALLTLPSLSTDLGDDDAMDDDDGR; encoded by the exons ATGGTTCGGATCAAGGAGCGATATCTTCTCGTCAACATCGTCTACCCGCCCACCGCCATCGCCCAAGCGAATTTTCCCGGTCCTGTCGTCCTACACCAGCCTACCTTGGAGAAGCTGACGCCCCAGGCGCTTCTCAAGGCCATCCGCGCCGAGGTAGGCACTCTCTTTGGTGAATATGGCGTGGGCGCGCTTCAGGGTCATCTCTCAG TTAAATACCTGTCCCTTGCGACGTCTACATGTATCCTCCGATGTCCCAGAAAACACTTCCAGATGGTCTGGGCTGCACTGACCATGATGGACCGCGTCCCCGTCAAGGATGGCCGCTCATGCATCTTCCGTGTCATCCGCGTCAGCGGCACCATGAGgaaggccgaggaggaaacTATTAGGCAAGCCCGAATGCTCATCCTGGAAGCCAAGATGGATGCCTCATGCAGAAAATCTCCGACTATCCCCGCCGTGGGCGACCCTCAAGCTCAAGCCCTCCTCACGCTACCCTCGCTCTCAACCGActtgggcgacgacgacgccatggatgacgacgatggaagaTAA